In one Meles meles chromosome 17, mMelMel3.1 paternal haplotype, whole genome shotgun sequence genomic region, the following are encoded:
- the POGK gene encoding pogo transposable element with KRAB domain produces MESTAYTLNLTLKEEEEEEEIQSRELEDGPTDMQKVRICSEGGWVPALFDEVAIYFSDEEWEVLTEQQKALYREVMRMNYETVLSLEFPFPKPDMITRLEGEEESQNCDEWQLQGGPLAETEESEVKAADWAGPMSAAAQFPQPQPLDGLGLRLPRDLTELPEWSEGYPFYVAMGFPGCELSADELAGKFQFSRGMRRSYDAGFKLMVVEFAESTNNCQAAKQFGVLEKNVRDWRKVKPQLQNAHAMRRAFRGPKNGRFALVDQRVAEYVRYMQAKGDPITREAMQLKALEIAQEMNIPEKGFKASLGWCRRMMRRYDLSLRHKVPVPQQLPEDLTEKLVTYQRSVLALRRAHDYQVAQMGNADETPICLEVPSRVTVDNQGEKPVLVKTPGREKLKITAMLGVLADGRKLPPYIILRGTYIPPGKFPSGMEIRCHRYGWMTEDLMQDWLEVVWRRRTGAAPKQRGMLILNGFRGHATDSVKSSMESMNTDMVIIPGGLTSQLQVLDVVVYKPLNDSVRAQYSNWLLAGNLALSPTGNAKKPPLGLFLEWVMVAWNSISSESIVQGFRKCHISSNLEDEDDVLWEIESELPGGGEAPKECEAEAAAEGN; encoded by the exons ATGGAGTCCACAGCCTACACTCTCAATCTCAccctaaaagaagaagaagaggaagaagagattcAGAGCCGGGAACTGGAGGATGGCCCCACAGACATGCAGAAAGTCCGGATCTGCTCGGAGGGTGGATGG GTGCCCGCCCTTTTCGATGAGGTGGCCATATATTTTTCCGATGAGGAGTGGGAAGTTTTGACCGAGCAACAGAAGGCCCTCTACCGGGAAGTCATGAGGATGAATTATGAAACTGTCCTGTCCCTGG AATTCCCATTCCCTAAGCCAGACATGATCACTCggttggaaggggaggaggagtctCAGAATTGTGACGAGTGGCAGCTCCAAGGAGGACCTTTGGCAG AAACCGAGGAGTCGGAGGTCAAGGCCGCGGACTGGGCGGGCCCCATGAGCGCCGCCGCGCAGTTTCCCCAGCCGCAGCCCCTGGACGGGCTGGGCCTGCGGCTGCCGCGCGACCTCACGGAGCTGCCCGAGTGGAGCGAGGGTTACCCCTTCTACGTGGCCATGGGCTTCCCCGGCTGCGAGCTCTCGGCGGACGAGCTCGCCGGCAAGTTCCAGTTCAGCCGGGGCATGCGGCGCAGCTACGACGCGGGCTTCAAGCTCATGGTGGTGGAGTTCGCCGAGAGCACCAACAACTGCCAGGCCGCCAAGCAGTTCGGGGTGCTGGAGAAGAACGTCCGCGACTGGCGCAAGGTGAAGCCGCAGCTGCAGAACGCGCACGCCATGCGCCGCGCCTTCCGCGGCCCCAAGAACGGCCGCTTCGCGCTGGTGGACCAGCGAGTGGCCGAGTACGTGAGGTACATGCAGGCCAAGGGCGACCCCATCACCCGCGAGGCCATGCAGCTGAAGGCCCTGGAGATCGCGCAGGAGATGAACATTCCGGAGAAGGGCTTCAAGGCCAGCCTGGGCTGGTGCCGGCGCATGATGCGGCGGTACGACCTGTCGCTGCGGCACAAGGTGCCGGTGCCGCAGCAGCTGCCCGAGGACCTGACGGAGAAGCTGGTCACCTACCAGCGGAGCGTGCTGGCGCTGCGCAGGGCGCATGACTACCAGGTGGCCCAGATGGGCAACGCCGACGAGACGCCCATCTGCCTGGAGGTGCCGTCGCGCGTCACGGTGGACAACCAGGGCGAGAAGCCGGTGTTGGTCAAGACGCCCGGCAGGGAGAAGCTGAAGATCACGGCCATGCTGGGGGTCTTGGCGGACGGGCGGAAGCTGCCGCCCTACATCATCCTGCGGGGCACGTACATCCCGCCCGGCAAGTTCCCGAGCGGGATGGAGATCCGCTGCCACCGCTACGGCTGGATGACGGAggacctgatgcaggactggctGGAGGTGGTGTGGCGGCGGCGGACCGGCGCGGCGCCCAAGCAGCGCGGGATGCTCATCCTCAACGGCTTCCGCGGCCACGCCACCGACTCGGTCAAGAGCTCCATGGAGAGCATGAACACCGACATGGTGATCATCCCCGGCGGCCTGACCTCGCAGCTGCAGGTGCTGGACGTGGTGGTCTACAAGCCGCTCAACGACAGCGTCCGGGCCCAGTACTCCAACTGGCTGCTGGCCGGCAACCTGGCGCTCAGCCCCACGGGGAACGCCAAGAAGCCGCCCCTGGGCCTCTTCCTGGAGTGGGTCATGGTCGCCTGGAACAGCATCTCCAGTGAGTCCATCGTCCAGGGCTTCAGGAAGTGCCACATCTCCAGCAACTTGGAAGACGAGGATGACGTCCTGTGGGAGATCGAGAGCGAGCTTCCAGGAGGCGGGGAGGCGCCCAAGGAATGCGAGGCGGAGGCGGCAGCGGAGGGCAACTGA